In Hyla sarda isolate aHylSar1 chromosome 9, aHylSar1.hap1, whole genome shotgun sequence, the following proteins share a genomic window:
- the LOC130290462 gene encoding uncharacterized protein LOC130290462 isoform X1 codes for MAHKISSQGAGNIMSLTKQIFSGACILAFFITLYYKIYVEKRDQNIIIFLKELNKSDIAKDTITPLKGNKTFIIAPYYDNREGNLVRVLGIVHHIEVKKLCCYFLCCGQKDLVLANAVIDIHEDRFGFPFGLADIMCPLQPQCQASYIHIAEPSDKDFASLPRFEIQNREREQFSANFTVCISTMFGNYSNALQFIQTIEMYKLLGAQRVTIYGKNCSRLMEQILDYYSKEGTVEIVPWPIQQYLRASSKWRFENINDGDIGYYGQLSSLNDCLYRNMYRSKYVLLNDLDEIILPFKHMTWDSMMESLQRENPDVNVFLFESHNFPQSVVTNGNFPDISSWKDVPGFNLLNHIHREPDRPNIFNARKMIVNPRKVIQTSVHSVLKSLGGIHYVPLKTGLVHHCKWPHQPDLKSQLIDDRTIWKFNVSLIRNVNRVLNQIQ; via the coding sequence ATATCCAGTCAAGGAGCCGGTAATATTATGTCTTTAACTAAACAAATCTTCTCGGGGGCCTGCATCCTGGCCTTCTTCATCACACTATACTATAAGATCTATGTAGAGAAGAGAGACCAGAACATCATCATTTTCCTGAAGGAACTCAATAAAAGTGACATAGCCAAGGACACCATCACACCTCTCAAAGGTAACAAGACCTTCATCATTGCTCCTTACTACGACAACCGGGAAGGAAACCTAGTCCGTGTTTTAGGTATCGTTCATCATATAGAAGTAAAAAAACTCTGTTGTTATTTTCTTTGTTGCGGGCAGAAAGATTTGGTCCTAGCCAATGCGGTAATAGATATCCATGAAGATCGCTTTGGCTTTCCCTTTGGCTTAGCTGACATAATGTGTCCCTTGCAACCACAATGTCAAGCGAGTTACATTCATATCGCTGAGCCTTCAGACAAAGACTTTGCATCACTTCCCAGGTTTGAAATCCAAAATCGTGAACGGGAACAGTTTTCCGCAAACTTCACGGTCTGCATCTCCACCATGTTTGGAAATTACAGCAATGCTCTACAGTTTATCCAGACCATTGAGATGTATAAATTACTTGGAGCGCAAAGGGTtacaatctatggcaaaaactGCAGCCGGCTGATGGAGCAAATATTGGACTACTACAGCAAGGAAGGTACGGTGGAAATTGTGCCATGGCCCATTCAACAGTACTTACGGGCATCTAGTAAGTGGCGCTTTGAAAACATAAATGATGGAGACATTGGCTACTATGGGCAACTATcatcgctgaatgactgcctttATAGGAATATGTACAGGAGTAAGTATGTGCTACTCAATGACCTAGATGAGATCATTTTACCCTTTAAGCACATGACATGGGACAGCATGATGGAAAGCCTTCAACGAGAAAACCCGGATGTGAATGTTTTTCTGTTTGAAAGCCATAATTTCCCACAATCTGTCGTCACCAATGGGAATTTTCCCGATATATCATCATGGAAAGATGTCCCGGGTTTTAACTTACTAAATCACATCCATAGAGAACCTGACAGACCCAACATATTCAATGCTCGGAAGATGATCGTAAACCCAAGAAAAGTTATCCAGACTTCTGTTCACTCTGTCTTAAAAAGTCTTGGCGGGATTCATTATGTCCCCCTCAAGACTGGCCTTGTCCATCACTGCAAATGGCCTCATCAACCAGACCTCAAGTCACAACTGATCGATGACAGGACAATATGGAAATTCAACGTTTCATTGATAAGGAACGTTAACCGAGTGCTAAAccaaatacagtga
- the LOC130290462 gene encoding uncharacterized protein LOC130290462 isoform X2: MSLTKQIFSGACILAFFITLYYKIYVEKRDQNIIIFLKELNKSDIAKDTITPLKGNKTFIIAPYYDNREGNLVRVLGIVHHIEVKKLCCYFLCCGQKDLVLANAVIDIHEDRFGFPFGLADIMCPLQPQCQASYIHIAEPSDKDFASLPRFEIQNREREQFSANFTVCISTMFGNYSNALQFIQTIEMYKLLGAQRVTIYGKNCSRLMEQILDYYSKEGTVEIVPWPIQQYLRASSKWRFENINDGDIGYYGQLSSLNDCLYRNMYRSKYVLLNDLDEIILPFKHMTWDSMMESLQRENPDVNVFLFESHNFPQSVVTNGNFPDISSWKDVPGFNLLNHIHREPDRPNIFNARKMIVNPRKVIQTSVHSVLKSLGGIHYVPLKTGLVHHCKWPHQPDLKSQLIDDRTIWKFNVSLIRNVNRVLNQIQ, translated from the coding sequence ATGTCTTTAACTAAACAAATCTTCTCGGGGGCCTGCATCCTGGCCTTCTTCATCACACTATACTATAAGATCTATGTAGAGAAGAGAGACCAGAACATCATCATTTTCCTGAAGGAACTCAATAAAAGTGACATAGCCAAGGACACCATCACACCTCTCAAAGGTAACAAGACCTTCATCATTGCTCCTTACTACGACAACCGGGAAGGAAACCTAGTCCGTGTTTTAGGTATCGTTCATCATATAGAAGTAAAAAAACTCTGTTGTTATTTTCTTTGTTGCGGGCAGAAAGATTTGGTCCTAGCCAATGCGGTAATAGATATCCATGAAGATCGCTTTGGCTTTCCCTTTGGCTTAGCTGACATAATGTGTCCCTTGCAACCACAATGTCAAGCGAGTTACATTCATATCGCTGAGCCTTCAGACAAAGACTTTGCATCACTTCCCAGGTTTGAAATCCAAAATCGTGAACGGGAACAGTTTTCCGCAAACTTCACGGTCTGCATCTCCACCATGTTTGGAAATTACAGCAATGCTCTACAGTTTATCCAGACCATTGAGATGTATAAATTACTTGGAGCGCAAAGGGTtacaatctatggcaaaaactGCAGCCGGCTGATGGAGCAAATATTGGACTACTACAGCAAGGAAGGTACGGTGGAAATTGTGCCATGGCCCATTCAACAGTACTTACGGGCATCTAGTAAGTGGCGCTTTGAAAACATAAATGATGGAGACATTGGCTACTATGGGCAACTATcatcgctgaatgactgcctttATAGGAATATGTACAGGAGTAAGTATGTGCTACTCAATGACCTAGATGAGATCATTTTACCCTTTAAGCACATGACATGGGACAGCATGATGGAAAGCCTTCAACGAGAAAACCCGGATGTGAATGTTTTTCTGTTTGAAAGCCATAATTTCCCACAATCTGTCGTCACCAATGGGAATTTTCCCGATATATCATCATGGAAAGATGTCCCGGGTTTTAACTTACTAAATCACATCCATAGAGAACCTGACAGACCCAACATATTCAATGCTCGGAAGATGATCGTAAACCCAAGAAAAGTTATCCAGACTTCTGTTCACTCTGTCTTAAAAAGTCTTGGCGGGATTCATTATGTCCCCCTCAAGACTGGCCTTGTCCATCACTGCAAATGGCCTCATCAACCAGACCTCAAGTCACAACTGATCGATGACAGGACAATATGGAAATTCAACGTTTCATTGATAAGGAACGTTAACCGAGTGCTAAAccaaatacagtga